A window from Candidatus Tanganyikabacteria bacterium encodes these proteins:
- a CDS encoding DEAD/DEAH box helicase produces the protein MAIRGEAKDPAALRGDVMDPMALTRALARSYAAYLMDLVGFRDPELARRFAAAVGEPGYLLKGPLVESTRPFATGRTIGELVDEGVLDRAFLDLESRHFSLARALYHHQEQSIRDLRDGRNLVVATGTGSGKTEAFVLPILDTLLRERRAGTLAQPGVRALLLYPMNALVNDQLRRLRQLLASCPQITFGRFTGETGRSESEAERQFREQYGPDEPRIENEILSRESQRARPPHILVTNYSMLEYLLLRPTDTPFFDGSTGSHWRFLALDEAHLYQGALGTELAMLIRRLRERVERGGRKLQFVATSATMGTEGSTDQLGKFVADLFAIDREEVAVIRGNKLEHAPSPAIRWTLPESWYLQAAEILERARSGLLQGDTLREAVQDAIAGLPLPPAVEREVARILSEGGSAEADDPASGGDLGFYDEPGGSVPATPEQGSLARLQAWLHAVLRGDTRLALVREELDRRPLMWLQDLAAAAFPEELGEEERVAGAHAFLTLTVQARSGPEDLPLLPARYHLFARPIEGAFVAPALFDSDPALSFGLERVESVAACNVTYPAFELHVCGHCGQGYLHGNATVHEAGRCHLRPRNRLPHWARQAETPAWAPWPSIPPSGGGGSMPGDAGDLQGLAEAGEDSRQDSRGAEDFWAPGNLCPACGCFGAASCGCDLSNVPTFLATDPEAPCLLCGRKSGIGPVAPGQDAPAAVLSTVFYGALPGSGPDLAGGRKLLCFSDSRQQAARFAPYLQSSYDELLRRRVAFKALAGRPADDEIGPSTWAEDIFREILSLRLFPQVTDSSRLKQVARDWVWAELIDRSHRHTLFGLGLAARRLGPRKVGSATDERWQRVAEHFCAAFGLEPGWRDAGRWQALWQILLGTLVRDGVVGCSGSFLFEHDGAEHQWLGFDYLSHRRDVALGPGPGGKPLGWLPSPSRQGTANSRTDIVQRACGLDRPRAIALLTDLFEQWGVGRTKTDPVWFSPSDASSYFIPEDDSSWAIWRPSEVWVCDTCGLATTWAVDEACKEWRCRGRLQRQGPDELCGHYQSLARSMEPIALRAEEHTAQLENRTAAHIQTAFLEGRVNVLSCSTTFELGVDLGDLQAVLMRNIPPQTANYLQRAGRAGRRGHHVPVVLTVAQRRPHDLYFFARPEVLVDPSFVSPPVLNLDLPKVLERHRNAVVLARYFASRPDRAKSVRTFFGLNTAFEPRTDVLADLEIFLEAESEALEARLERVFHSRPPVGWAQALVGPGTPPEDRSNLVKTDELVRGTLAEYRGAIRQIERPGASVQDTREVLKLKTEREQFAREELIGFLSSKGVIPKYGFPVDNVELKIHPANDADYQRAKTIAPERDLKIALGEYAPGSEIVARGRIWRSGALSKWQGWTWPEHAFLACACGWYKPLGPGRSRAGSGGLCPKCRQGTLDEGRFVVPQLGFATRRDQPSKPMTGQPTRQIWASRVFFRGYMEGEELPEWQVVPSPDAPVRVGIRGPHEGHLVMLNMGRSGRGFALCDHCGWCEPQGRSRERTRADRQHRHPNTRKACSNPVKRVYLGHQYLTDLVELCFEGLRFDPESLSEQERLEQVTLQGFWYSLLYALLEGLCRHLQISQGEVEGCLFWAENATQPSVVLFDSAPGGAGYVRRLAREPDVFRAVLAEAAQITGGCSCDPGSSCYACLRDYGNQELHALLRRDLAARSLGDLVGELSPHSFLVYPDARSWLWREIGRGYRADLVLTRIGFGSSGPIDWVERFRLLARQGVRLRLLLAEWPQSNGVTDVNAIRWAHEIQGLVDKGAEIYRLAGPWPVFEVDGRAVRPCVRVTSEEGEIWLETKAGGPLDLGALEFPSGWRVWKPDDPVRWDHAWQAAGKPVGSMLDLDPRGRGASVRFLQKGEAVDLDALLGTWLAGGWRQATVVDPYLIQAWSFATLRDVVGLLGSADGRGTLRVVTRRPRSPMDAEAQQAGLTALRRQAGALDVITDVLPERRSDLHDRWLAITRPDGRTDLLVLGRGFDFLDRRSSPPRAEACVLAWHTDLDPSRVPRV, from the coding sequence GTGGCGATCCGGGGGGAGGCAAAGGATCCCGCGGCGCTCCGGGGGGACGTGATGGATCCCATGGCGCTCACGCGGGCGCTGGCGCGGAGCTATGCGGCCTACCTGATGGACCTGGTGGGCTTTCGAGATCCGGAGCTGGCCAGGCGGTTCGCCGCGGCCGTGGGCGAGCCGGGCTACCTGCTCAAGGGCCCCCTCGTGGAGAGCACGAGGCCATTTGCCACCGGCCGGACGATCGGGGAACTCGTCGACGAAGGCGTGCTGGACCGGGCCTTCCTCGACCTGGAATCGCGGCATTTCTCGTTGGCCCGGGCCCTTTACCACCATCAAGAGCAGTCCATTCGCGACCTTCGGGATGGCCGGAACCTGGTCGTGGCGACAGGGACCGGTTCCGGGAAGACCGAGGCCTTCGTGCTTCCAATCCTGGACACTCTGCTCCGGGAGCGTCGGGCCGGCACCCTCGCACAGCCCGGGGTCCGAGCCTTGCTCCTCTACCCGATGAACGCGCTCGTCAACGACCAGTTGCGGCGCCTTAGACAGCTCCTGGCCTCCTGTCCGCAGATCACCTTCGGCCGGTTCACGGGGGAGACCGGTCGGTCCGAATCCGAGGCAGAACGCCAGTTCCGCGAGCAGTACGGACCGGACGAGCCACGCATCGAGAACGAAATCCTCTCGCGAGAGAGTCAGCGGGCTCGCCCGCCGCACATTCTCGTCACGAACTACTCCATGCTGGAGTATCTGCTGCTGCGGCCAACGGACACGCCTTTCTTCGACGGCTCCACGGGCAGCCACTGGCGTTTCCTGGCCCTCGATGAAGCTCATCTTTACCAGGGCGCCCTCGGGACGGAACTCGCAATGCTCATCCGCCGGCTCCGCGAGCGCGTCGAGCGCGGGGGCCGCAAGCTGCAGTTCGTGGCCACGAGCGCCACCATGGGAACGGAGGGGTCGACCGACCAGCTCGGCAAGTTCGTCGCCGATCTCTTCGCGATCGACCGGGAGGAGGTTGCAGTGATCCGGGGCAACAAGCTCGAGCACGCCCCAAGCCCCGCGATTCGCTGGACCCTTCCGGAAAGCTGGTACTTGCAGGCGGCGGAGATCCTGGAGCGGGCCCGCTCCGGCCTGCTCCAAGGCGATACGCTTCGGGAGGCCGTACAGGATGCAATCGCGGGGCTCCCACTGCCTCCCGCGGTCGAGCGCGAAGTCGCCCGGATCCTTTCGGAGGGAGGGTCGGCCGAGGCCGACGATCCGGCCAGCGGTGGCGACCTCGGGTTCTACGACGAACCCGGAGGCAGCGTGCCCGCCACCCCGGAGCAGGGGAGCCTGGCGCGGCTGCAGGCATGGCTTCACGCCGTCTTGCGAGGCGACACCCGTCTAGCCCTGGTTCGCGAGGAACTCGATCGCCGCCCCCTGATGTGGCTCCAGGATCTGGCCGCCGCCGCCTTTCCAGAGGAACTGGGCGAGGAGGAGCGGGTTGCCGGGGCGCACGCATTCCTGACGCTGACGGTCCAGGCTAGATCCGGCCCTGAAGACCTGCCGTTGCTGCCGGCCCGCTACCACCTGTTCGCCCGCCCCATCGAAGGGGCGTTTGTGGCGCCTGCGCTGTTCGACTCCGACCCGGCGCTCTCCTTCGGCCTCGAGCGGGTCGAGTCGGTCGCCGCGTGCAACGTCACCTATCCGGCGTTCGAACTGCACGTTTGCGGCCATTGCGGGCAGGGGTATCTCCATGGCAACGCCACGGTCCATGAAGCAGGCAGGTGCCACCTTCGGCCCCGGAACCGCCTCCCGCACTGGGCACGGCAGGCCGAGACGCCCGCCTGGGCACCTTGGCCTTCCATCCCGCCCTCCGGGGGAGGGGGCTCGATGCCCGGCGACGCTGGCGATCTGCAGGGACTTGCCGAGGCGGGCGAGGACTCCAGGCAGGATTCTCGTGGAGCCGAGGACTTCTGGGCTCCTGGCAACTTGTGTCCGGCCTGCGGGTGCTTCGGAGCGGCCAGCTGCGGTTGTGACCTGTCGAACGTGCCCACGTTCCTGGCTACCGACCCCGAGGCCCCTTGCCTTCTTTGCGGACGCAAGTCCGGGATCGGTCCGGTCGCTCCGGGCCAGGACGCACCCGCCGCAGTCCTCTCGACCGTGTTCTACGGCGCCCTCCCCGGCTCGGGGCCAGATCTGGCGGGAGGAAGGAAGCTCCTGTGCTTCTCGGACAGCCGGCAGCAAGCCGCGAGGTTCGCGCCATACCTCCAGAGCTCTTACGACGAGTTGCTCCGGAGGCGAGTGGCCTTCAAAGCCCTCGCCGGGCGCCCGGCAGACGATGAGATCGGCCCGAGTACCTGGGCCGAGGACATCTTCCGGGAGATCCTGAGTCTGAGGCTGTTTCCCCAGGTCACCGACTCTTCGCGACTGAAGCAGGTGGCCAGGGATTGGGTCTGGGCCGAACTGATCGATCGGAGCCACCGCCATACGCTCTTCGGCCTTGGCCTCGCCGCCCGGAGGCTCGGTCCGCGCAAGGTCGGGTCCGCGACGGACGAGCGGTGGCAGCGAGTGGCCGAGCACTTTTGCGCGGCATTCGGTCTGGAGCCGGGGTGGCGAGATGCCGGACGTTGGCAGGCACTCTGGCAAATCCTCCTGGGCACCCTGGTCCGGGACGGCGTCGTCGGATGCTCGGGTTCCTTCCTCTTCGAGCACGATGGGGCGGAGCACCAGTGGCTGGGGTTCGATTACCTGTCACACCGGAGAGATGTGGCCCTTGGCCCAGGCCCGGGCGGAAAGCCCTTGGGATGGTTGCCCTCCCCGTCGAGGCAGGGCACGGCCAACTCCCGGACGGATATCGTTCAGAGGGCGTGCGGTCTCGACCGCCCGAGGGCGATCGCCCTCCTCACGGATCTGTTCGAGCAGTGGGGCGTTGGACGAACCAAGACGGATCCGGTGTGGTTCTCGCCCTCGGATGCCTCCTCTTACTTCATCCCGGAGGATGATTCGTCCTGGGCGATCTGGCGCCCGTCCGAGGTCTGGGTCTGCGACACTTGCGGCTTGGCCACGACCTGGGCGGTCGACGAAGCCTGCAAGGAATGGCGCTGCCGCGGCCGGCTCCAGCGCCAGGGGCCCGACGAGCTGTGTGGTCATTACCAGAGCCTGGCTCGCTCGATGGAACCGATCGCCCTGCGCGCCGAGGAGCACACTGCGCAACTCGAGAACCGCACGGCGGCCCACATCCAGACGGCCTTTCTGGAAGGGCGTGTCAATGTCCTGAGCTGTTCCACCACTTTCGAACTCGGCGTCGATCTGGGTGATCTCCAGGCCGTCCTGATGCGTAACATTCCGCCCCAGACCGCCAACTACCTCCAGCGGGCCGGGCGTGCCGGACGCCGGGGCCACCATGTCCCGGTGGTCCTGACGGTTGCGCAAAGACGCCCGCACGACCTCTACTTCTTCGCGCGACCCGAGGTCCTGGTCGACCCGTCGTTCGTGAGCCCTCCCGTGCTCAACCTCGACCTCCCCAAGGTCCTCGAGCGGCACCGCAACGCAGTCGTCCTGGCCCGCTACTTCGCCTCTCGGCCGGACCGGGCGAAGTCGGTTCGCACGTTCTTCGGCCTCAATACGGCCTTCGAGCCCAGGACCGACGTCCTGGCAGACCTCGAGATCTTCCTGGAGGCGGAGAGCGAGGCTCTCGAAGCCCGGCTGGAGCGCGTCTTCCACTCGCGGCCGCCGGTCGGCTGGGCTCAGGCGCTGGTCGGTCCGGGAACCCCGCCCGAGGACCGGAGCAACCTCGTCAAGACCGACGAGCTGGTGCGGGGGACACTCGCCGAATACCGGGGCGCCATCCGGCAGATCGAGAGGCCGGGTGCCAGCGTGCAGGACACCCGGGAAGTCCTGAAGCTGAAGACTGAGCGGGAGCAGTTCGCCCGGGAGGAGCTCATCGGATTCCTGAGCTCCAAGGGCGTGATCCCGAAATACGGCTTTCCCGTCGACAACGTGGAGCTGAAGATCCACCCAGCGAATGACGCGGATTACCAGCGCGCCAAGACCATCGCCCCGGAGCGCGATCTCAAGATCGCGCTGGGCGAGTACGCCCCGGGCAGCGAGATCGTGGCCCGGGGGAGGATCTGGCGCAGCGGTGCACTGAGCAAATGGCAGGGCTGGACCTGGCCGGAACACGCGTTCCTGGCCTGTGCCTGCGGCTGGTACAAGCCACTCGGGCCTGGCCGGTCGCGCGCCGGTTCCGGAGGCCTGTGCCCGAAATGCAGGCAGGGGACGCTCGACGAGGGACGCTTCGTCGTGCCCCAGCTGGGATTCGCGACCCGTCGTGACCAGCCCTCGAAGCCGATGACGGGCCAGCCCACACGCCAGATCTGGGCCAGTCGGGTGTTCTTCCGGGGTTACATGGAAGGCGAGGAACTGCCGGAGTGGCAGGTGGTCCCGTCGCCGGACGCCCCAGTACGGGTGGGCATCCGGGGTCCCCACGAGGGACACCTCGTCATGCTCAACATGGGGCGATCCGGTCGGGGGTTCGCGCTCTGCGACCACTGCGGCTGGTGTGAGCCCCAGGGGCGGTCCCGGGAGCGCACCAGGGCGGACCGGCAGCATCGGCACCCGAACACCCGGAAGGCCTGTTCAAACCCCGTCAAGCGCGTGTACCTCGGCCACCAGTACCTGACGGATCTGGTGGAACTCTGCTTCGAGGGGCTGCGATTCGACCCGGAGTCCCTTTCCGAGCAGGAGAGGCTCGAGCAGGTGACATTGCAGGGATTCTGGTACTCGCTGCTGTACGCATTGCTGGAGGGCCTCTGCCGGCACCTCCAGATCTCGCAAGGCGAGGTCGAGGGCTGCCTGTTCTGGGCCGAGAACGCCACCCAGCCGAGCGTTGTGTTGTTCGACTCCGCCCCGGGCGGCGCTGGCTACGTCCGGCGGTTGGCGCGGGAACCGGACGTGTTCAGGGCGGTTTTGGCGGAGGCGGCGCAAATCACTGGCGGCTGCTCGTGCGATCCCGGCTCGTCCTGCTATGCCTGCCTGCGCGACTACGGCAACCAAGAGCTTCATGCGCTCCTGCGAAGGGACCTCGCTGCGCGGAGCCTGGGTGATCTCGTCGGGGAGCTCTCGCCGCACTCCTTCCTGGTCTACCCCGACGCGCGGTCGTGGCTTTGGCGCGAGATCGGCCGCGGGTACCGGGCAGACCTCGTGCTTACGCGAATCGGCTTTGGCTCGTCCGGGCCGATCGACTGGGTCGAGCGCTTCCGGTTACTAGCGCGCCAGGGGGTTCGCTTGCGCCTGTTGCTGGCCGAATGGCCGCAATCGAACGGGGTGACCGATGTCAATGCCATTCGCTGGGCCCACGAGATCCAGGGCCTCGTCGACAAGGGTGCCGAGATCTACCGGCTCGCCGGTCCCTGGCCGGTCTTCGAGGTGGACGGGAGGGCCGTGCGGCCCTGCGTGCGCGTGACGTCCGAGGAGGGCGAGATCTGGCTGGAAACCAAGGCGGGCGGGCCACTCGATCTCGGGGCCCTGGAGTTCCCGAGCGGCTGGAGAGTATGGAAGCCGGACGATCCGGTCCGCTGGGATCACGCATGGCAGGCTGCGGGCAAGCCCGTCGGGTCCATGCTCGACCTCGACCCGCGAGGCAGGGGAGCGAGCGTAAGGTTCCTGCAAAAGGGGGAAGCGGTAGACCTGGATGCACTCCTGGGGACCTGGCTTGCCGGCGGATGGCGACAGGCTACCGTGGTCGACCCCTACCTGATCCAGGCCTGGTCGTTCGCCAC
- a CDS encoding DUF2791 family P-loop domain-containing protein, producing the protein MARLLSGLERGEPPLDSDLLAAMTVGRDLWLDRYRANILETLLPEPPEGAGSSKVKVLVGPEGCGKSHLLRCAAQDAVDLGYQVAHLSARDIGHRLNDIRGLYRTVAARLDLERLVDGLCRKVVDGLGYRDIYGGYGALVPLLEERGIPPEDARRDIREEIGKAFRNTDLLPGFAAFASRVVRARLIQGRTELAALYLKWLKGAKLERSEKTQTGQFDVLQKSTARAWLTSLSNLLRLGGARGLVVVIDDLDILIETDPITSKPAYSKAQAQDTLELIRQLIDEAEVLPHFALLLAARPDVVENMSRGFKGYEALWMRLQTGLVASPRFNALADLVDVARHLDSMGPKLPSTVSDRLAEALHQSGFGQRPRPGSWGSAAWPLRQAVVETAALVSAEEEDFVS; encoded by the coding sequence ATGGCTAGACTCCTGTCCGGGCTGGAGCGCGGGGAGCCTCCTCTTGACTCCGACCTGCTGGCCGCCATGACCGTGGGCCGGGACCTGTGGCTCGATCGCTACAGGGCGAATATCCTCGAGACGCTTCTGCCGGAACCTCCGGAAGGCGCCGGCAGCAGCAAGGTCAAGGTGCTTGTCGGGCCGGAAGGTTGCGGGAAGAGCCACCTGCTGCGCTGTGCCGCCCAGGATGCGGTGGATTTAGGCTACCAGGTGGCACACCTGTCGGCCCGAGATATCGGCCACCGGCTCAACGATATCCGGGGGCTCTACCGGACGGTCGCAGCCCGGCTCGACCTGGAAAGGCTCGTCGACGGTCTCTGCCGCAAGGTCGTCGACGGCCTGGGCTACCGGGACATCTACGGCGGCTATGGGGCCCTCGTGCCCCTACTCGAGGAGCGTGGGATTCCCCCGGAAGACGCCAGGCGCGACATCCGAGAGGAGATCGGCAAGGCCTTCCGAAACACGGATCTCCTCCCGGGGTTCGCGGCCTTCGCCAGCCGCGTGGTCCGTGCCCGGCTCATCCAGGGCAGGACGGAGCTCGCCGCGCTATATCTCAAGTGGCTGAAGGGAGCTAAACTCGAACGATCCGAGAAGACGCAGACTGGCCAGTTTGACGTGCTGCAAAAGTCGACCGCCCGCGCCTGGCTCACGTCACTGTCCAACCTGCTCCGGCTTGGGGGAGCCAGGGGGCTGGTCGTCGTCATCGACGACCTGGACATTCTGATCGAGACCGATCCGATCACATCGAAGCCTGCCTACTCTAAGGCCCAGGCGCAGGACACGCTGGAACTCATCCGCCAACTCATCGACGAGGCCGAAGTGCTGCCGCACTTTGCGCTCCTTCTCGCGGCCAGGCCAGATGTCGTCGAGAACATGTCCCGGGGTTTCAAGGGCTACGAGGCCCTCTGGATGAGGCTCCAGACCGGACTAGTCGCCTCCCCCCGTTTCAACGCCCTGGCCGATCTCGTGGATGTCGCTCGGCATCTAGATTCAATGGGCCCAAAGCTCCCTTCAACTGTTTCCGATCGCCTCGCGGAGGCACTGCACCAGAGTGGGTTTGGCCAGCGACCGAGACCTGGGTCCTGGGGCTCAGCCGCCTGGCCCCTTCGGCAGGCAGTCGTGGAAACTGCCGCGCTGGTCTCGGCCGAGGAGGAGGACTTCGTATCGTGA